From one Lotus japonicus ecotype B-129 chromosome 3, LjGifu_v1.2 genomic stretch:
- the LOC130749098 gene encoding uncharacterized protein LOC130749098 isoform X2 — protein MEPLDPTYTSGVELGSSTESAHVHIEDHFRHLEAVTSRARQRLRLTPVHSPIQITNFSGEATTIADVPGEARERREVEEKVVESGRGVKRSGADLIAKALGLEEPGASKGGSSTGNFFDCNICLEMARDPVLTCCGHLFCWPCFYKLSYAYSNARECPVCNGEVTEADLVPIYGKSSSSGDHRLELEEAGLSIPPRPMAQRVDGIRQQLVRQGASSSIVRHILQFHNLFGGERVQSESPNTAATDRNNVSRIQSQPQTDNNQHPDSNPISRLLVQRAASFSSISSRLNSAMDSAERLVQDLESYIHRDHTGESRQLNPPDADRNPTFSATATNRSESLTQDVAAANSATATSVSPISSNVDTVAVIDSGIQTTDDNVQIRPLDPSTSSWRTDVPRERRRRLR, from the exons ATG GAGCCTTTGGACCCAACTTACACTTCAGGTGTTGAATTGGGTTCTTCTACAGAATCTGCCCATGTTCATATAGAGGACCATTTTAGACACCTGGAAGCAGTAACTTCCAGAGCTAGGCAGCGCCTGAGGTTGACGCCGGTTCACTCTCCGATTCAGATAACAAACTTTTCAGGAGAAGCCACCACAATAGCTGATGTTCCTGGCGAAGCGAGGGAGCGCAGGGAGGTTGAGGAAAAAGTTGTTGAAAGTGGGAGAGGGGTGAAAAGGAGTGGTGCGGATTTAATAGCGAAAGCTTTGGGGCTGGAAGAACCAGGTGCGAGTAAGGGAGGGAGCAGCACTGGAAACTTTTTTGATTGTAATATATGCTTGGAAATGGCTAGAGATCCTGTTTTGACATGCTGTGGTCACTTGTTTTGTTGGCCTTGCTTCTATAAGTTGTCTTATGCTTACTCAAATGCAAGGGAATGCCCTGTTTGTAATGGAGAGGTTACTGAAGCAGATCTTGTTCCTATTTATGGAAAATCAAGTTCCAGTGGCGATCATCGGTTGGAATTGGAAGAAGCTGGTTTGAGCATTCCTCCTCGACCCATGGCACAAAGAGTTGATGGTATTAGGCAGCAGCTGGTAAGGCAAGGAGCATCTTCCTCTATAGTCCGTCACATCTTGCAGTTTCATAACCTTTTTGGTGGAGAGCGAGTTCAGTCAGAAAGCCCCAATACCGCAGCAACCGATAGAAATAATGTTTCGCGCATTCAATCTCAACCGCAGACAGACAATAATCAACATCCTGATTCTAATCCGATTTCAAGGTTGTTAGTGCAAAGAGCTGCTTCATTTTCATCCATTTCATCAAGATTAAATTCTGCAATGGATTCTGCAGAAAGACTCGTTCAGGACCTTGAATCATATATCCATCGCGACCATACAGGAGAAAGCAGGCAGTTAAATCCTCCTGATGCTGATAGAAATCCAACTTTTAGTGCTACTGCTACAAACCGGTCAGAGAGTCTGACTCAAGATGTTGCTGCAGCCAATTCTGCAACTGCAACTTCTGTGTCTCCTATAAGCAGTAATGTTGACACAGTTGCTGTTATAGACTCAGGAATTCAGACAACAGATGATAATGTACAGATTAGGCCCTTAGACCCTTCTACATCTTCATGGAGAACTGATGTTCCAAGAGAGCGCCGAAGAAGATTGCGATGA
- the LOC130749098 gene encoding uncharacterized protein LOC130749098 isoform X1, whose product MELDLNQEPLDPTYTSGVELGSSTESAHVHIEDHFRHLEAVTSRARQRLRLTPVHSPIQITNFSGEATTIADVPGEARERREVEEKVVESGRGVKRSGADLIAKALGLEEPGASKGGSSTGNFFDCNICLEMARDPVLTCCGHLFCWPCFYKLSYAYSNARECPVCNGEVTEADLVPIYGKSSSSGDHRLELEEAGLSIPPRPMAQRVDGIRQQLVRQGASSSIVRHILQFHNLFGGERVQSESPNTAATDRNNVSRIQSQPQTDNNQHPDSNPISRLLVQRAASFSSISSRLNSAMDSAERLVQDLESYIHRDHTGESRQLNPPDADRNPTFSATATNRSESLTQDVAAANSATATSVSPISSNVDTVAVIDSGIQTTDDNVQIRPLDPSTSSWRTDVPRERRRRLR is encoded by the coding sequence ATGGAGCTTGATTTGAACCAGGAGCCTTTGGACCCAACTTACACTTCAGGTGTTGAATTGGGTTCTTCTACAGAATCTGCCCATGTTCATATAGAGGACCATTTTAGACACCTGGAAGCAGTAACTTCCAGAGCTAGGCAGCGCCTGAGGTTGACGCCGGTTCACTCTCCGATTCAGATAACAAACTTTTCAGGAGAAGCCACCACAATAGCTGATGTTCCTGGCGAAGCGAGGGAGCGCAGGGAGGTTGAGGAAAAAGTTGTTGAAAGTGGGAGAGGGGTGAAAAGGAGTGGTGCGGATTTAATAGCGAAAGCTTTGGGGCTGGAAGAACCAGGTGCGAGTAAGGGAGGGAGCAGCACTGGAAACTTTTTTGATTGTAATATATGCTTGGAAATGGCTAGAGATCCTGTTTTGACATGCTGTGGTCACTTGTTTTGTTGGCCTTGCTTCTATAAGTTGTCTTATGCTTACTCAAATGCAAGGGAATGCCCTGTTTGTAATGGAGAGGTTACTGAAGCAGATCTTGTTCCTATTTATGGAAAATCAAGTTCCAGTGGCGATCATCGGTTGGAATTGGAAGAAGCTGGTTTGAGCATTCCTCCTCGACCCATGGCACAAAGAGTTGATGGTATTAGGCAGCAGCTGGTAAGGCAAGGAGCATCTTCCTCTATAGTCCGTCACATCTTGCAGTTTCATAACCTTTTTGGTGGAGAGCGAGTTCAGTCAGAAAGCCCCAATACCGCAGCAACCGATAGAAATAATGTTTCGCGCATTCAATCTCAACCGCAGACAGACAATAATCAACATCCTGATTCTAATCCGATTTCAAGGTTGTTAGTGCAAAGAGCTGCTTCATTTTCATCCATTTCATCAAGATTAAATTCTGCAATGGATTCTGCAGAAAGACTCGTTCAGGACCTTGAATCATATATCCATCGCGACCATACAGGAGAAAGCAGGCAGTTAAATCCTCCTGATGCTGATAGAAATCCAACTTTTAGTGCTACTGCTACAAACCGGTCAGAGAGTCTGACTCAAGATGTTGCTGCAGCCAATTCTGCAACTGCAACTTCTGTGTCTCCTATAAGCAGTAATGTTGACACAGTTGCTGTTATAGACTCAGGAATTCAGACAACAGATGATAATGTACAGATTAGGCCCTTAGACCCTTCTACATCTTCATGGAGAACTGATGTTCCAAGAGAGCGCCGAAGAAGATTGCGATGA